The Coprobacillus cateniformis DNA window ATTGTCCCATCTCCAACTTTAGAAGCAATAAATTGTCCACCATGAGAATCATTAGAACAAGTTCTAAAGAAATTAGCTCTTGTTGAACCATCATTATTTAATGTTACAGCATCACCAGAAGCACTAGAAGAAACAATTGGTGTTTTATTCTTAGCAGAAGCATTTCCAACAGCTAGACTTTCTCCTGTTAAAACTGGACCAACAATTCCTACAACACCTTTCCCAACCAAACTGTTATAAGCATTAACTGCCTGTGTTTCATCTCCAGCTGAATCTTCAGCAATTAACTCAACTTTATATTTTGCATTCTCTGATGCGTTGTAATCCTTAATTGCAAGTTCAATAGAATTCGCTACTGGAATCCCATAAGTTGAAGTCTCCCCTGTTTTTGGACCAATAAATCCAATTTTGATAGTATCTCCATCTTTTAAAGTTGTTCCAGATGAAGCACCATCTTGTCCACCACAAGCAACTAGCATACTTGCAACTGCCAATGTCGACAATGCTCTTCTCAATTTCATTTTAATCTCCCCTTTTTTGTGTTTTTATAATATACACTTCATTATACTTAACATTTTATACAAGTCAACATATATTTAATATAATTTTTACATTATTCTAAAATACATAATTATTTTTCGGTTTTAGATAAATTTCAATATCTTTTCACAAAGAATGAATACAATTATTTTAAAATCCAATGTTTTAAAGTCACTTTATTCTTTTGTATATACATAAAAACAAATATAAAGCTTCTCTCCTTAACCTATTTGATTTTGGTTCTCTATATTCAAATCAATAGAGTATTTATTTATACAACAATGAAAATCTGTTATATCGTATAAAATTGATAGAATAAGCAGATAATATTATTGAGGTGAAAAAAATGTTTAAATATGAGAGTCGTTATTTACATCCTGTTAAAGTTGATAAACCAAATCCTAACTACGCAACTTTACTACAAGAACAGCTTGGAGGTCCACAGGGAGAATTGAAAGCTGCAATGCAGTACTTCGCACAAAGTTTTCGAATACGAGACAAAGAAATTCGTGATTTATTCCTCGATATTGCAACTGAGGAACTTTGTCATTTAGAAATGATTGCTGAATTGATTAATCAATTAAATGGGCATGAACCATGTGCCAACAAGGCAACCATTGGAAATGTAGAAGCTCATGTTCTAACTGGGCTGACTCCAATGTTAGCTAATGCATCAGGTTATTTATGGACTGCTGCATATGTTAATGAAACTGGTGATTTAGCTGCTGATATATTATCTGATATAGCTTCTGAACAACGTGCTAAAGTTGTTTATCAAAATTTATATCGTCAAATTGATGATAAT harbors:
- a CDS encoding manganese catalase family protein — encoded protein: MFKYESRYLHPVKVDKPNPNYATLLQEQLGGPQGELKAAMQYFAQSFRIRDKEIRDLFLDIATEELCHLEMIAELINQLNGHEPCANKATIGNVEAHVLTGLTPMLANASGYLWTAAYVNETGDLAADILSDIASEQRAKVVYQNLYRQIDDNGVRETIDFLLNREEAHNTMFRQAFNKIQESASSQQDWGVTKDSRIYFDLSNLDGQNFQPNDVPPSFNLNKF